The proteins below come from a single Oscillospiraceae bacterium genomic window:
- the rlmD gene encoding 23S rRNA (uracil(1939)-C(5))-methyltransferase RlmD: MPTTCLNYDKKCGGCPLLALPYREQLNQKQARLQGLLGGFAPVRAVQGMAEPYHYRNKAIASFAMQHGRLVCGLYAEGTHRVLPSADCLLQEEILNKTLAAVLEAARACRWTAYDEDRGTGLLRHTVLRSSGDGKVLVTLVTPGADLPGSKNFCAALRKKAPWVVSIVQNINPTRSSAVLGNREKPLWGPGFVLDTLCGLQFAISSRSFYQVNRTQTEVLYKKALELAKLTGRETVVDAYCGIGTIGLCAAPHAKQVIGVERNPAAVRDAAANARRNKLANARFVCADATEWMMAAAAEGLRPDVVFLDPPRAGSTPECIAAVNRMKPKRIVYVSCDPETLARDVAAFTRLGWRAAKFCPVDLFPQTRHVETVVLLSKGEVDSKKIRVEFSLEDMDMSEFQDGATYPQIKEYVLEHTGLKVSNLYISQIKRKCGIGVGKNYNLPKSEDSRQPQCPPEKEKAIREAFKYFGMI, encoded by the coding sequence ATGCCCACTACCTGCCTGAACTACGATAAAAAGTGCGGCGGCTGTCCGCTGCTTGCACTGCCCTACCGGGAACAACTGAACCAAAAACAAGCCCGCCTGCAGGGGCTGCTGGGCGGGTTTGCCCCCGTCCGGGCCGTGCAGGGCATGGCCGAGCCGTACCATTACCGCAACAAGGCCATCGCCAGCTTTGCCATGCAGCACGGCAGACTGGTCTGCGGCCTGTATGCCGAGGGCACGCACAGGGTCCTGCCAAGTGCCGACTGCCTGCTGCAGGAGGAGATCCTCAACAAGACCCTTGCCGCCGTGCTGGAGGCCGCCCGCGCCTGCCGCTGGACAGCCTATGACGAGGACCGCGGCACAGGGCTGCTGCGCCATACCGTGCTGCGCAGCAGCGGGGACGGTAAGGTGCTGGTCACGCTGGTCACGCCCGGCGCAGACCTGCCCGGCAGCAAAAATTTCTGCGCCGCGCTGCGCAAAAAAGCGCCGTGGGTCGTCAGCATCGTACAGAACATCAACCCCACGCGCAGCAGCGCCGTGTTGGGCAACCGCGAGAAACCGCTTTGGGGACCCGGCTTTGTGCTGGATACGCTGTGCGGGCTGCAGTTTGCAATCTCGTCCCGCAGCTTTTATCAGGTCAACCGCACCCAGACCGAGGTGCTGTACAAAAAGGCGCTTGAGCTTGCCAAACTGACCGGACGCGAGACGGTCGTAGATGCCTACTGCGGCATCGGCACGATCGGCCTGTGCGCCGCGCCCCATGCAAAGCAGGTCATCGGTGTTGAGCGCAACCCCGCCGCTGTCAGGGACGCCGCCGCCAACGCCCGCCGCAACAAGCTGGCCAACGCCCGCTTTGTCTGCGCCGATGCCACGGAATGGATGATGGCCGCCGCTGCGGAGGGACTGCGCCCCGATGTGGTCTTTCTGGACCCGCCGCGCGCCGGCAGCACACCGGAATGCATAGCCGCCGTAAACCGGATGAAGCCCAAGCGCATCGTCTATGTCAGCTGTGACCCCGAAACACTGGCACGCGATGTGGCCGCCTTCACCCGCCTCGGCTGGCGCGCCGCCAAATTCTGCCCCGTTGACCTTTTCCCGCAGACACGGCATGTTGAGACGGTTGTCTTGCTTTCCAAGGGCGAAGTCGACTCGAAAAAGATTCGGGTTGAGTTCTCTTTGGAAGATATGGATATGTCCGAATTTCAGGATGGGGCAACCTATCCGCAGATCAAGGAGTATGTGTTGGAGCATACCGGGTTAAAGGTGTCCAACCTCTATATCTCACAGATTAAACGAAAATGTGGGATTGGGGTTGGTAAGAACTATAATCTGCCGAAGTCCGAGGATTCCAGACAGCCCCAGTGTCCGCCGGAAAAAGAGAAAGCAATCCGAGAAGCATTCAAATATTTTGGGATGATCTAA